From a single Cyprinus carpio isolate SPL01 chromosome A3, ASM1834038v1, whole genome shotgun sequence genomic region:
- the LOC109064818 gene encoding 60S ribosomal protein L3 isoform X1 has translation MSHRKFSAPRHGSLGFLPRKRCKRHRGKVKSFPKDDPSKPVHLTAFLGYKAGMTHIVREVDRPGSKVNKKEVVEAVTVVEAPPMIVVGVVGYVMTPRGLRSFKTIFAEHISDECKRRFYKNWYKSKKKAFTKYCKRWQDEEGKKQLEKDFASMKKYCQIIRIIAHTQMRLLPLRQKKSHLMEIQLNGGSIADKVDWAREKLEQPIPISNVFGQDEMIDIIGVTKGHGYKGVTSRWHTKKLPRKTHRGLRKVACIGAWHPARVAFSVARAGQKGYHHRTEINKKIYKIGAGYHTKDGKVVKNNASTEYDLSNKSINPLGGFVHYGEVTNDFIMLKGCVVGTRKRVLTLRKSLLVQTSRRAQEKIDLKFIDTTSKFGHGRFQTIEEKKSFMGPLKKDRLAKEMA, from the exons ATG tctCACCGTAAATTTTCAGCCCCACGCCACGGCTCTCTGGGCTTCCTGCCCCGCAAGAGATGCAAACGCCATCGTGGCAAGGTGAAGAGTTTCCCTAAAGATGATCCCAGCAAGCCTGTTCACCTGACTGCTTTCCTTGGATACAAGGCTGGCATGACCCACATTGTCCGTGAGGTCGACAGACCTGGCTCAA AGGTCAACAAAAAGGAGGTGGTTGAGGCAGTGACCGTTGTGGAGGCTCCTCCCATGATTGTGGTGGGTGTTGTTGGTTACGTCATGACCCCTCGTGGCCTGCGCTCTTTCAAGACCATCTTTGCTGAGCACATTAGTGATGAATGCAAGCGTCGCTTCTACAAGAACTG GTACAAGTCCAAGAAGAAGGCCTTTACCAAGTACTGCAAGAGGTGGCAAGATGAAGAGGGCAAGAAGCAGCTGGAGAAAGACTTTGCCTCCATGAAGAAGTACTGCCAGATCATTCGCATCATTGCCCACACACAG ATGCGCCTGCTGCCCCTCAGACAGAAGAAGTCTCACTTGATGGAGATTCAGCTGAACGGAGGCTCCATCGCTGATAAGGTTGACTGGGCCAGAGAGAAGCTTGAGCAGCCCATTCCCATCTCTAACGTCTTTGGTCAGGATGAGATGATTGACATTATCGGTGTTACCAAGGGTCACGGGTACAAGG GTGTGACAAGCCGGTGGCACACAAAGAAGCTGCCCCGTAAGACCCATCGTGGTCTGCGTAAGGTGGCCTGTATTGGAGCTTGGCATCCTGCCCGTGTGGCTTTCTCTGTGGCTCGTGCCGGTCAGAAGGGCTACCACCACCGCACTGAGATCAACAAAAAG ATCTACAAGATTGGTGCCGGCTATCACACAAAGGATGGAAAAGTAGTTAAGAACAATGCCTCTACTGAATATGATCTGTCCAACAAGAGCATCAACCCCCTG ggTGGCTTTGTGCACTATGGTGAAGTGACCAATGACTTCATCATGCTGAAAGGCTGTGTGGTTGGAACCAGGAAGAGGGTTTTGACTCTGCGCAAGTCTCTTCTGGTCCAGACCAGCCGACGTGCCCAGGAGAAGATCGACCTCAAATTCATTGACACCACCTCCAAATTTGGTCATGGACGTTTCCAGACCATCGAGGAAAAGAAAAGCTTCATG GGACCCCTCAAGAAAGACCGCCTTGCCAAGGAGATGGCTTAA